A single window of Sparus aurata chromosome 22, fSpaAur1.1, whole genome shotgun sequence DNA harbors:
- the LOC115574200 gene encoding zinc finger BED domain-containing protein 1-like: MQSENEAKEKNEDEQESPPCKLPRKTPLEELFAEEEAQNIVSQQSSMSIKKRVERELQIYQEVPPVLMSEDPAAWWWKQQKNYPLLSDLAFSYLCVQASSTPSERVFSTAGDTICPERSRILPEKADMVIFLNKNCF; the protein is encoded by the exons ATGCAGTCTGAGAATGAGGCAAAGGAGAAGAATGAGGATGAGCAGGAGAGT CCTCCCTGCAAACTGCCCAGGAAGACTCCACTGGAGGAGCTGTTCGCTGAGGAAGAGGCACAGAACATAGTGTCACAGCAGAGCTCCATGTCCATCAAGAAACGAGTGGAGAGAGAGCTGCAGATATACCAGGAAGTTCCACCGGTCCTTATGTCTGAGGACCCTGCTGCATGGTGGTGGAAACAACAAAAGAATTATCCTTTGCTGTCAGATCTCGCTTTCTCCTATTTATGCGTTCAAGCTTCTTCTACACCCAGCGAACGTGTGTTCTCCACAGCAGGAGACACTATCTGTCCAGAACGCTCACGCATCCTGCCTGAGAAGGCAGATATGGTCATTTTCCTAAACAAGAACTGTTTCTGA